The sequence below is a genomic window from Sorangiineae bacterium MSr12523.
CGAAACGGCTTTGAGGGCAGGGTGCGCGTCGACGGCGCCCTGGGCCGCGTAAAAGCCGGGATACGAAATACCCCACATGCCGACTTTTCCACTGTTGCCTGGCACGTTTTTCACCAGCCAATCGATGGTGTCGTACGTATCCGTGCTCTCGTCGATTTCGCCTTTCGCGCGGGCGTGCGGGCGAATGTCCACGAAATTACCCTCGGACATGAAGCGCCCTCGCACGTCCTGCCGCGCGAAGATGTACCCGTCGCGGAAAAGCTGCTGCGACGGTGCAATCTTCTCCATGAACCGCGGATCGTCGGCCGCCGGATAACGGTCCTCCCCGTAGGGTTGCACGCTGTAGGGCGTGCGGTTCATGAGAATGGGATACGTCCGCGAGCGATCTTTGGGAACGTAAACGACCGTCGTCAGCCGCACGCCGTCCCGCATGGGAATGCGGTATTCGTATTTCGTATAATATTCACGCAGCGCTTGGGCGACTTCGGTGTTGTCTTTCAGCTCGCGCGCAATGAGCGGGGTATCGGCTTCCGCGGCAGGCTTTCGTGGCTCGGCGACGGCTCTGGGCGAGGCCACGCCGCAGGCCATGGTGGCCAAGCCCAGCGTGATGACGGCGAGTTTCATGTTCCGTTCCCCAACAGATGATCGAGGCCGCGCACCACGCCCCGAAGGGACTGCACTTTGCGGACGGCGAGCAAGGTTCCTCCGACGTAGGGACCGGCGGCGTCCAGCGAGTCGTGGCGAATGGTCAAGCGCTCCGCGCCGGTGCCGAAGATGACCTCGAACGACATGGTGTAGCCGGGCAACCGCACCGAGTGCACCTGCGTCTTGCCGATGCTCGCCCCGCGCGCATCGCGGTGGCCGACGGTGGAGGAGACCGGAACGTGGTAGTGCGGCGCGCGCACTTCGTCGAGCTGGCGGGCGAGCTCGCGGGAGGTGCCGCTCGGCGCGTCGACCTTCTTCTCGTAGCAGTAGTCGATGATTTCCCACGACGGGATTTCCGCGGCGGCCATGCGCGCGAAACGCTGCAAAAGCACCGCGGTGATGGCGAAGTTGCCCGCGGCGAAGACCCCGCGGTCGCGCTCTTTGGCGACCGTGTCGATCTCGGCGAAGTCCTCGTCGGAGAGCCCCGAGGAGCCGATGACCACGTGCGCGCCATGCTCGAGCGCCGCGAGAACGTGACCCTTCACCGCGTCGGCGCGCGTGTAGTCGATCAAGACGTCGCACGGCACGGACAGAGCATCCGCGACGGTGGCGCGGATGGGGACGTCGAGGCCGGGGATCCCGAGCACATCGCCCAGCTTGCGCCCCGTATTCGAGCGGGCGATGGCGCCCACCAAGGTGAGGTCATTCGATTGCACCACCGCCTTCGCAAGCGGCCCACCGACTTTTCCCGTAACCCCCGCGATAGCTACCCGAATGGTCATGCCCGCAGAATAGGGCTCATCCGCGCCACGAGTAGGGCCAATTTGGCAAGATTCCCGGTGCCATCCTCACGATTCGAGCACGCGCACCGCGCCCAAGACCGCAGCGGCAGCCGTCTCCGTGCGCAACACGAGAGAGCCCAGGGATACGCACTGCCATCCCCGCCCCACGGCCAGGGCGACTTCCTCCGCGGTCAATCCGCCCTCGGGGCCGGCGGCGAAAGCAATGGGCGCGCCTTCGGTTTGCACCGCCTCGAGCAGCAGGGGCCCGAGGGGCAGGGCCTCGTGTACATGCAAGCAAAAGCGCCGCGCGGCTTCGTCGATGGTCGAAACCGCTTCCGCCCAGGGGAGCAACTCGATGCGCGGAGGATCGGCGCGGCCGCATTGGCGTGCGGCCTCGTGGGCGATGCGCGTCCATCGTTCGAGGCGCGATGTGCGCCTTGCGCCTTGAAGCTGCACCACGCTTCGCGCGCACTCGGCGACGATGACGCAGGTGGCCCCGAGCTCCGTGGCATCGCGCACCACGGCATCGCATTTGTCGCCTTTGGCGAGGCCCTGCACGAAGGTCAGCGGGCGCGGGGCCACGACGCGTGCGGGACGCAAGGTGGACACGTGCAATGTGACGCCGCCTTCGATGGACGCGATGGCGGCGTCGGCCTCGCGGGCGGTCGCCGGATCGAAGGCCACGAAGGTCGCGCCGACCGCGAGCCGCAGCACGCGCGTGAGGTAGTGCGCGGTGTCCTCGCGCACGGTGCACGTTCCCTCACGCAGGTCCGTGATGGGGGCTCGCAGCGGCGCCGCCACCCGTGATTACTCCGGCCGGCGCAGAATCAACGCCACCCACTCGCCGCGGGCCGGCGATTCCACGCTTTCGAACGCGGCATAGGCCGCGCGGACCCGATCGTGCTGCGTCGCGAGCACGCCCGAGAGCACGAGCAGCCTCCCCGGCTTGACCCGCGCCGAAATGGGCGCGGCCAAGGTGATGAGCACGTCCGCCTCGATGTTCGCCACGACCATGTCGAACTCGGGCGCGATGTTTTCGACCGGCGTGGTGTCCACGTCGAGGCGCGCCTGGAGGCCATTTCGCTCGGCATTTTCCCGCGCTACGTCGATGACATCGGCGTCGTTGTCCACGGCGCGCGCGTTGCCGGCACCCAGGACGAGGGCCACCAAAGCCAGGATGCCGCTGCCGCAGCCCACGTCGAGCACGTGTCCGCCCGCAAAGGTCGCGCGGTGCGTGTGGAGCGCGTTGGCCACGAGTGACGTCGTCTCGTGAAGGCCGGTGCCGAAGGCGCGTCCCGGCTCGAGCTCCAAGAGATGCTCGGCCTGGCCGGCGTACTTCTCCCACGGCGGCTGGACCACCACGCCCGGGCAAAGCTCGAAGGGGCGAAAGTGCTCCTTCCATGCATCGCGCCACGCATCGCCCACGAGCTCCTCGATGCGCGGAAGCCATGCGGCATCGAGCTCATCGCGCGCCGTCTCCGCTTCCTGCTGCGAGGAGAAGCTGGCCACCAGGGTCGTCTTGTCGACGAGCCCTTTCACCAGCGTGGTTTGGTCCCGCTCCTCGACACCCGTGGCACCGAGCTCGAAGAGCAGCACGCCTGCATCTTCTGCAAGCACGGGATCGACATCGACGACGACGAAGTAAAATCGGGGTTGGCTCAACGTGACTCTCTAAGTAGCTCGAATGGGTAAGTGGCGTCTCGTGAATCGTAGCGCCCTCAGCGAACCGTCACGCTGACGGTGGATGTGCGCGCATCGTTCCCACCGGAAAAGACGCCCGTTAGCGCCAAGCCGCCCACGATGACGGCAGCCCCCAACACCGCGCCGCCAATGGCAGCGGGCAGAACCCAGTCATGCCGTGCACGTGGTTCCGGCACCGCCATGCGCAGCGGCGCACTCGCGTCGCCGCGGGAGACGATGGGGAGGCCGCCGGAGTCGAGCCCCTCGATGTAATACTCGACCAAGGGCGGGCGCATGGCCGTGGCCGGAATGGTGGCGCGCGCGAGGTCGTTCTCCATGGTGGCCTCCACGGTGTTGAATGGGCCGCGCGAGCCGGTTCGATAGAGAAGCTGCACGCCGGTCACGCGGTGCTGCGGATCGGACAGCCGTACCGACAGCGTGACCTTTCGATCCGGCGGCCACTCGGCCGGCGAAATGTGCGCCATGAGAACTTGTGCCTGCGGCATCGAGGTCTTCACCAACCCAGGTCGCCCCTCGGCCACCCAGCGATCGCGGATGGCCGTGAAGAAGTCGCGAAAGCGGGGCGATTCCGAAGAAGGAAATTCATAATCGGGCCTGAGCGCCAAAAGCCCCCGCAGCGCACTCTCCGCCTCTTCTTTCTTGTTGAGCGTGATGAAATCCAAGGCGAGCACGCGGTAAATCTCGATCTTGTCCGCATCCGGGTTGTTCGGTCGAAGAAGCGCCGCACTCAAGGTCTGAATGGACTCTTCGTACCTCTGGTCCTCGAAAAGCTGCCTCCCCCGCCCCAGGAGATCGCGCTGCGCCGCAGGTTGCGCCGCCGCCCCGCCCGCAACGAGGGCAACTGCCAGCACCGCCAGGTATTTCCGTGTCCAATGGGAGCCCATGAGCCATGGGAGAATACGCCGGCGGCGATGGCCCGTGCCCTCTTTTGACAGAGTGTGCATCGAGGGGGGCACCGTTTTCGCGGTGGCGCGGGTGGCGGCCCCGGCTCGACGAAGAAATGGACCCGGGCCGATCGCGGTCGAGTGGCGGGAGACGTAGACTAGGAAAAACGATGCAAGGGCTCCTCGATGAACCCACGGAACTGCGGACGGTGCGGAGATGGAGGTGCTCACCCTAGATGACGTCAACCTCGACGAGCAAGAGCACGACGCTTTGGACCGGTGGCTCTCAGGAGAACACGACGAATGAATACGATGAAATGGGTCGATTCGAACGGAGGACCGCTGGTATTCATGCCTATGGAGGTTATTGCCACATGGGGAGGGATTCGTAGGAAAGGTGATCGATCCACGGATTACGAGCGTGCATGTGCAGTAAAAGATGAAATTGGTATCATCCCGTCGGACGTCGAGAACGCGAACATCGTGGTGCTCGGAGACGAACCAAATCGAACGGCGTGGTTCTCCAAATCGAGTGCACTTGTGCGGTGGATATGGGCTGACAACGAGACAGCTTTGCTTGGGGCGCTTTCCATCTTGGATAAGGCCAGCTTCGTGGATACGCAGTTAGCTGTAACGGTTCGCGGTAGTGGACAATGGTGTTTGTTCGATTCGGCGGAAGCTGGAAGCCAGGTACGAGGGGCCAGCGATCTCGTTGTTCTGGCACGCGGCAATTACCGGATCTTTTCTTGTCAGATCGATATCGGGAGCAGCGCACGAATACTCGTGCATAGATTCCGTCCGTGGTCGAACTGACCTTACCGCAACGCCCGGAACCGCAAGGGCACCGCCACATTTTTCACCAACGCGGTGCGCTCGTTGCCAAATTGGAACTCGGTGCCCTCGGGGAGGCGCGTGATGGCGTCGGACATGACTAGGATTTCGTCGCGGATGGCGCAGCCTTGGAGGCGGGCGGTGTTGTTCATGCCGCTGGAGAAGCCGGTGAAGGTGTTGCTCGGTGCGAAGGTGCCGACGAAGAGTGGCGCGAGGTTGACGCCCGTGGCCACGCCCACGCCGGTTTCGCGCAGGCGGGCGAATTGGGGGCGCTGGGGGAGGGCGCGCGTCATTTCGCGGATGGCGATGGCGCAGCGGATGGCGGCGGCGAGGCGTTCGCCTGGCGCGGCCTCGTAAAAGGGCGGGCCGAACAAGGCGATGACGCAGTCGCCGACCATTTTGTCGAAGACGCCGCCGTGTTTCCATACCAGGTCGACGGCGTCTTTGCTCCAGCCTTCTACGAGTTCGGCCACGGCGCTGGGCAATCGAAGTATGGTTTCCGACAATCGCGTGAAGCCGGCGATATCGACATAGAGAATTGCGACTTCTTCTTCCCGCGGCGCCAAATATGTTTGCTCGTAGTCGTCGCTTTGAAGAAGGCGCGCGACGTCTTGCGGGCGGAAGCTGCCGGCCAGGTGGCGCCATTCTTTGTTGAAATCCACCACGCGCTGGCGAATGAATCCGGCGAAGGTTCCCAGCAATTCGCGGTCGTACGTGTTGAATGAGCCGTTTCTCGAGGTGACCAATATCTTGCCGACGACGACCCGTTTGGTCACGCCGTTGATGAGCACTTCTTCGCGCGCGTCGACGAAACCGAATCGCTCCAAAAGGGCATATCCGCGGTCGTGGAGGTAATCGCTGCCCTCCTGGCAAATGGTGGCCACGTCGTCGTCCGAGTGGCCCATCATGGTGTCGACCTTCAATTCACCCTGCTCGTAGAGCTGCACGTGCAAGGCTGCCCCCGGCTCTTCCTCCGCGACATACACGAGCAGCACGCGACCCAGGGGCACGGCGCGGCCCAGCACCGCGATGGCTTGCTTCAGCCCTTCGCCGAGCACGCGGTGGCGGAGCGCAACGCCGAGCTCCATCATGACCTGGTGCTTCTCGCGCGAGACGTGGATCGCGTAGAGGTAATTGTCGAGTTCTTCGCACATCATGTTGGCCAGATCGGCCAGGTGCTCGTGCGGGCGTGGTTCGTGCGCATCGAACACCAGCCCTGCCGCGCCAAACCACTCGCCGGCTACGTCGAGGGGCCGCGCCACGACCAAGTCGGGGCCGAAGGTTTGCACCACGACTTCGCGCTTCTCTTGTCCGGTGCGCGTGAGGATCTCCTCGTGCTCCAACACGTCGAGCTCCGCGGGAAAGGCAAAGACGTGGTGCACGAGGTCTTCCCCGTAGCTGGCCACGAACGCGCCTTTTGCGCCGATGGATTGCGCCACCGCGGGCAGCAGATGGCGCATCACTTCCGCGAGGTTGCGCCGATGAACGAGGCCATCTTCGACGATCTCGTCCACGACCCCGTGCAGATGGAGCAGTGCCTTGAGCTGCTCGGGCTCGCCATCGCGTCGCCGCGTTTCACGATTCCGCGGGTGTGCTTTTGGATGAGATGCCATCAGGAGACCATGTAGCGCAAACCGGGCAGCTTCGGCGAGCGCGGAAGATGGTCCTTGGATGGCGCATCAGGGGGGATTCAGTGCACCATTCTCGATCCACGCTTCGATCGTCTGAATCTGCTCGGCCGTGAGCGTAGGCGCACCCGCTGGCGGCATCCGATCGCCACACCCGTGGGTGCCCTTGACCTTCTGCAGGAGCAAGCTGCCCTCCGGGTCTTCGGGCTTGACGCGGACGTAGGGATCGTTGCCCTCGCCGGGGTTCTTGCACTTGCCGCCGGCGGCGGGCTTGTTGATCAGGTTTGCGTACGCTTCCGCCTTCGGGGTCAAGGTCAGCCCACCGCTCGCGCCGCTGCCATCGCCCTTGCCCGAGTGGCACTTCACGCAGCGCGCCTCGAAGATGGCGTACACCTCGTCGAAGGTCCACTTGCTCTCGACTTTGTTTCCGTCCTCCTCGGGGTTCGGCGCTTTGTCGCCGCACGCGGAGAGCAAGCCGGCGGCCCCGATCAGGGCGGCCACGAAGAATGGGCGCAGGTGCGTTCTCATGATGGCATCCGGGCACCTATGCAGAAAAGGGTCCCACCGCGATTCATCGCGTGACCATGGATATTTGCGGCGCCGACGTCGAAATTCGCCGCCCAAACGGCGATGATGCGATCCACGGCTGGATCTGCCGCGATCCCATTTCCCTCGCCACGTCACGAAATGTCCCTCGACCCCGCGAACCCTTACGTAGCACCCGAAGCCCAATTGGTTGCCCCGAGGCAAACGTTGCGTCGCGTTCCGTCGGAATGGTTCTACGCATTCGCGCTGGCCGAGGCGGCATACCTGACCGGCTTTGGCGTGACGCTTGCTATCGACCCTTTTTGGCAATGGCCATTCTACGCTCAATATGCCATTGGCTTCCTTTTTTGGGCGATGCCGTGGTTCGCGTGGGTTGGATGGGAGCGCGAACTCTGGCAGCGTCTGCCCAGGCGGGATCGCGTAATGGATTTTCGCCTCATGACACCGAACACGATCGCGCTCCGCTGCCTGATTCCCCTCTACAATCTCTATTGGTCATTCATTGTCAATCGAGCGGCCTGCCAGCGGATCGACCAGCTTCGCGCACGGCGTCGGCTGCCCCGCACCGCGCCGCGCATTCTGGCGATACTTTGCCCCCTCATCGAGGTGATTCGCCACATTCTGCCGTTTTTCATGCGCCTATCGCGCGCCTCTTGGTTCATCTTGGCCACAGTCCTGCCCCTCCTCTGGATCGCCTACATGTTTCGCGCGGAGCGGGCGTTGGCCGAGGCTCACTCGGCCAAGAAACCGCGCAGGGTAAGCTGAAATTCACTTCGGCGCGAATGCCAAAATGCGCGCGATGTACTCGTCCGCAAATTGGAATTGGCGTGCGGCCACCACGATGCGATTCACATAGGCCGCCTCGGCGGGACGCGGAATCATCTCTGGGCAGATGTACGTCAGGGCGGGGCGGTAATCGCCCGAAGAGGTGCGCGCGAGCACGGCCTCGGGCAGATAGGTTTCGCCGAGAACGTCTTCGGAGTGTTTGTACAATCGAACGAGCTCGGCGTGCGTGGCGGTGGCGAGAATGCCATATACGGAATGGCCATCGGACCGTACGAGGTTGGCGCGGGGCGCTATTCGGATATCGAATCCGCCGAGCATGGCCCGCTCCACACCTTGGGGCACGAGGTCGGCTGCATCTTTGAGGACGTCCAGATTGATGTACGAACCATAAAAGAACGTCCAGACACGCGGCGTCGTCATGAGATCTCTCCCGTTGAAATAATTCGTGACGTCGCGACTATGGACCTATCGGCCCAGATCTTCCACGCTACGGGCCGACTTGGTTCTTCGTGATCGGGTCGTAGTACACTCGTGCGGCCGGCACCGAGACGATCTTCTCCAGGCGCTTCGCCCGGTCTTGCGGCACGCGCTCGCCGTGTTCGAGCACCAAGGCCGAAAGCTTGCCGCCGTAGACACAACCGGTGTCGAGTCCCGTGGCCCAGGGGTGAATCTGCAGCTTCTCCACGGCGTTGTGCCCGAAGATGACATGCGGCGGCCCCGCATAACGCTCGCCCCAGAGCGCACCATCGGCGACCGTGCGCACGTGCAAAAGCACCTTGGGATCCTGCTTCTCGATGGGGATGCCCGGGATGAGGCCCGCATGCACCACGCGCACATCGTGCTCGGGAAGGTCGACCCAGAGCGAGGACGTCTCGAGCACCGCCCAATCCGGATCGGTGAGCGACTCCACCACGCTCTGGTGGTTCTTGCCCAAGTTCACGGGCGGGCGCTTCTTGTCTTTCATCGCCTCGCGGTACGAGAGGATCTTCGCATCGTGGTTTCCCCGCACCACGATGGCGCCCGTACGGCGTGCAATCTGCAGCACGCCGCGCGAATTGGGCCCGCGGGCCACGAGATCGCCTGCGAAAACGAGGCGATCTCCCGTGTGGAACGCGATGCGATCGAGCAGCGTCTGCAGCTCGTCGCAGCAGCCGTGCACGTCTCCGACGACGACGGTGCGGCCCTCTTTCATTGGCATGGGCGTTTACTTCAGTTTGGCGCGCTTCGGGATGACGACCACCCCTTGTTCGGTCACCGAGAAGCGCTGCCGGTCGGCTTCGAGGTTGTAACCGATCTCCGCACCTTGCGGGATTTCTACGTCTTTATCGACGATGCACTTTCGGATCCGGGCATAACGGCCGATCTGCACGCCCTCGAAAAGGACGCTTTCCACGACCTCGCTGAACGAGTTCGTGCGGCACCCTACGCTGAGCACGCTGCGGTGGATGCGACCGCCCGAGATGATGCACCCGTGGGACACGAGCGACTCCGTCGCGGTACCGACGCGGGCCTGCGCCTCGTCGCGGAAGACGAATTTCGCCGGCGGATCGTGCGTGGCGCCGGTACGGATGGGCCACCGCTTGTTGTATAGATTGAACTGCGGATGGGTCGCGATGAGGTCCATCTGCGCTTCCCAATAGGCATCGACCGTCCCCACGTCGCGCCAATAGCCGACGCCCTGGGGTTGCTCGTCCTCGCCGGGCACCACGTTGGTGGCGAAGTCGTAGGCCCAAACCTCGCGCCCTTCCGCGACCATGCGCGGCAGGATGTCGTGCCCGAAGTCGTGCGCGCTCTCCTCGATGCGGGCATCGGCCTCGAGCTCGCGCACCAACGCGTCGGTCTTGAAAAGGTAGTTGCCCATGGAGGCCAGGCACATGTTCGGATTGCCGGGCATCGTGGGCGGGTTCTTCACCTTTTCGTGGAACTTGATGATCTTGCCGCGCTCGTCCACTTCCACCACGCCGAAGTCCGTCGCTTCTGCTTTCGGCACGGGGATGACGGCGACGGTCGCGTCGGCATTCTGGTCGACGTGGTAGCCGAGCATCTGCCGCACATCCATCTTGTAGACGTGGTCGCCACCGAAGATGCACACCAGTTCCGGCTTCTCGTCGGAGATGACGTGCATGCATTGGAAGACCGCGTCGGCCGATCCCCGATACCACTGTTTGCCTCGGCGCTGCTGCGCCGGAATAGGCTCGATCCAGTTGTCGAGGAGGGGAGACAGACGCCACACGCGCGAGATGTGCTCTTCGAGCGAAGCGCTCTTGTATTGCGTGAGCACCTTGACGCGGGTGAGGCCCGAATTGACGAAGTTGGATAAGACGATATCGATAATGCGATAGCGTCCGCCGAAGGGGACGGCAGGCTTCGCCCGCTCCAACGTGAGCGGATGAAGACGTTTGCCCTCGCCGCCTGCGAGGATCATGACGAGCACTTGCCTGAGGTCGATGCTATTCCACGCCACCATGGAGGATGGGCCGAGTCTAACCTGCTCTGGTGAAATCGAGCCCGGGAGTTTTCGGGGAAATCGCAGGCCGGCGTGGTACGAGATGGAAGAAGACTCATGGCGAAGCTGATCCCGTTGCCTTCTGCGCCCACCCTTCAAGGCGAGGCCCGCTCCGCCGAGCCTGGTTTGCTGGGAAATTCCGCTCGAGATGCGCATACAACGAGCACGGAGCAAGGCCGGTTCCCAGCTGCCCCTTCGTCTTCGTTGTCTCCGCTGGCGGCCGATGTCCCGCGCGTGCTCGAAATGGCTGCAGAACGCGCGCGGCGTGGTGTGCCTGGCGCGATGGCCACGGTCATTGCACGCCATGGGTCCGCTCCGGCGACGCCCGGACAAAAACTCTACATTGGGGCGGATGGCTCCGCGTTTGGCACTGTCGGCGGCGGTGCCATCGAGCGTGAGGTGCTCGAGGCACTCGTGGAGATGCTCCAGCGCCCGCACGACAAAATCGAGAAGGGCGGGAAGAAGTCGGTCACGCAGCACCAAATCCGCAATTTTCGCCTCGGCCCCGAGCTCGGAATGTGCTGCGGTGGCCAAGCCGACCTGTTGTTCGAGCCCATTGACGCGCTCACGCCGTGCCTCATCGTCGGTGCCGGGCACGTCGCCACGGCCACGGCGCCGCTCTTGGCTCGCGTGGGCTTCGCGGTCACCGTGTGCGATGCGCGCGAGGAATGGAGCGACGAGGGACGCATCCCCGGCGTGCGCCTGGTGCTCGGTGAATACGACGAGGTTGGCGCGGATTTTCCACGCGAGGGCGTCGTGGTCGTGATGACCCATGACCACGCGCTCGATCAAGCCGCCATCGAGTGGGCGCTTCGCAAAGGCTTTGCGTACGTCGGCGGGGTCGGCAGCCGCGCGAAAGCTCAGCGCACGCGCGATCGCCTCGAGGCCAAGGGTTTTTCGCTGGAGGATCGCGCGCGGATGCGCATGCCCATCGGCGCCGACATCCATGCGCGTCTGCCGGAGGAAATCGCCGTGGCCATCGCCGCCGAGTTGATCGGCTGGCGAAAGACGCGATGATCGTGGATGCCATCGTCCTTGGTGCGGGCCAGGGCCAGCGCATCGGTGGGCCGAAAGCCCTGCTCGAGATCGACGGACTTACGCTGGCGGAACGACACGTCCAGCGCGCTCTCCTTTTAAGGTGCCGGCGCGTCGTTCTGGTGGTGCGCCCCGAGGTCGCGGCGGTTCTCGATGCGAGCGCGTGCTCGCCGTTGACGATGGCCATTTCCGAAGCGCCCGATCCCGCGGGTTCGCTGGCCGTCGGCCTGCGCGCACTCGGTGAGGCCGATGGCGCTCTTCTCGTCACACCGGTGGATGCGTTTCCGGCGAGCCAGGAAACATTCACCGCACTGACCGCGGCCCTCGAGGCAGGCGCCCAGGCGGCGACACCTCTCTATAAGGATGGGGGTGGTCATCCGGTGCTCTGCAGGCCCGAGGTCCTCGCCCCGTATCGCACCGCGTCACCGCCTCCATTGCGCGCGGTATTGCAGGCGCTTGGCCCGGCGCGCGCGCGTGTGCGCGTGGACGATCCCGCCATCGGTGTCGATCTGGACACGCCGGAAGATTTTCGACACGTCGCGAATGCATCGCCCCGCTTTGCAGCGCGCGTGGTCTTTCGTGCCGCACACCTTCACGGATAGAGTAGTTCTCATGAGCAACCTTATCGGCACCAACGTGCCGCGCATGGATGGCGCATCCAAGGTCACGGGCGCCGCCCTGTACATCGATGATTACGCGGCCGAGGGTGAACTTTACGGCGCCACCGTGCGAAGCGACATCCCGCGCGCGCGCCTGAAGGGTATCAAGAAGGACCCCTCGTTCGATTGGACCGGCATCACCGTGGTCACCGCGGCGGACATTCCCGGTGAAAACGTGGTCGCGCTCATCGAAGACGATCAGCCCCTGCTCGCGGCGAATGCCATCAACCACGTCTACGAGCCCGTGGCCCTCGTGGCCTGCGACGACCCGGTGCGTCTTCAGCGCGCGCTGAAGGCCATTACGCTCGACGTCGAGCCGCTCCCGCCGGTGCTCACCATCGATGAGGCGCTCTCGCTCAAAGAGCGCATTTTCCACGAGGACAACGTCTTCAAGCGCTACGTCATCCGCCACCACGTCGACGGGGAGCATGGCAGCATCGACGACATCCTCGCGCGCTGCGACGTCGTTCTTTCGGGGCGCTACGAGGTGCACCACCAGGAGCAGCTCTACATCGAGCCGCAGGGCATGATCGCCTGGTGGGACGAGGCGGGCGTTCACGTGACGGGTTCGCTGCAGTGTCCATATTACGTGCACAAGGCCATGAAGCGCGCCTTCGCGCTCGAGGGTGAGCAGGTGCACATTGCGCAAGCCGTCACCGGCGGCGGCTTCGGCGGCAAAGAGGAATACCCCAGCGTCATCGCCGCCCACGCCGCCCTCCTCGCCCGCGCGACCAATCGTCCCGTGCGCATGATTTACGGCCGCAAGGAGGACATCGAGGCCACCACCAAGCGCCA
It includes:
- the dapB gene encoding 4-hydroxy-tetrahydrodipicolinate reductase, with product MTIRVAIAGVTGKVGGPLAKAVVQSNDLTLVGAIARSNTGRKLGDVLGIPGLDVPIRATVADALSVPCDVLIDYTRADAVKGHVLAALEHGAHVVIGSSGLSDEDFAEIDTVAKERDRGVFAAGNFAITAVLLQRFARMAAAEIPSWEIIDYCYEKKVDAPSGTSRELARQLDEVRAPHYHVPVSSTVGHRDARGASIGKTQVHSVRLPGYTMSFEVIFGTGAERLTIRHDSLDAAGPYVGGTLLAVRKVQSLRGVVRGLDHLLGNGT
- a CDS encoding 50S ribosomal protein L11 methyltransferase; the protein is MSQPRFYFVVVDVDPVLAEDAGVLLFELGATGVEERDQTTLVKGLVDKTTLVASFSSQQEAETARDELDAAWLPRIEELVGDAWRDAWKEHFRPFELCPGVVVQPPWEKYAGQAEHLLELEPGRAFGTGLHETTSLVANALHTHRATFAGGHVLDVGCGSGILALVALVLGAGNARAVDNDADVIDVARENAERNGLQARLDVDTTPVENIAPEFDMVVANIEADVLITLAAPISARVKPGRLLVLSGVLATQHDRVRAAYAAFESVESPARGEWVALILRRPE
- a CDS encoding metallophosphoesterase gives rise to the protein MPMKEGRTVVVGDVHGCCDELQTLLDRIAFHTGDRLVFAGDLVARGPNSRGVLQIARRTGAIVVRGNHDAKILSYREAMKDKKRPPVNLGKNHQSVVESLTDPDWAVLETSSLWVDLPEHDVRVVHAGLIPGIPIEKQDPKVLLHVRTVADGALWGERYAGPPHVIFGHNAVEKLQIHPWATGLDTGCVYGGKLSALVLEHGERVPQDRAKRLEKIVSVPAARVYYDPITKNQVGP
- a CDS encoding 16S rRNA (uracil(1498)-N(3))-methyltransferase; its protein translation is MAAPLRAPITDLREGTCTVREDTAHYLTRVLRLAVGATFVAFDPATAREADAAIASIEGGVTLHVSTLRPARVVAPRPLTFVQGLAKGDKCDAVVRDATELGATCVIVAECARSVVQLQGARRTSRLERWTRIAHEAARQCGRADPPRIELLPWAEAVSTIDEAARRFCLHVHEALPLGPLLLEAVQTEGAPIAFAAGPEGGLTAEEVALAVGRGWQCVSLGSLVLRTETAAAAVLGAVRVLES
- a CDS encoding immunity 21 family protein, giving the protein MNTMKWVDSNGGPLVFMPMEVIATWGGIRRKGDRSTDYERACAVKDEIGIIPSDVENANIVVLGDEPNRTAWFSKSSALVRWIWADNETALLGALSILDKASFVDTQLAVTVRGSGQWCLFDSAEAGSQVRGASDLVVLARGNYRIFSCQIDIGSSARILVHRFRPWSN
- a CDS encoding adenylate/guanylate cyclase domain-containing protein, with the translated sequence MASHPKAHPRNRETRRRDGEPEQLKALLHLHGVVDEIVEDGLVHRRNLAEVMRHLLPAVAQSIGAKGAFVASYGEDLVHHVFAFPAELDVLEHEEILTRTGQEKREVVVQTFGPDLVVARPLDVAGEWFGAAGLVFDAHEPRPHEHLADLANMMCEELDNYLYAIHVSREKHQVMMELGVALRHRVLGEGLKQAIAVLGRAVPLGRVLLVYVAEEEPGAALHVQLYEQGELKVDTMMGHSDDDVATICQEGSDYLHDRGYALLERFGFVDAREEVLINGVTKRVVVGKILVTSRNGSFNTYDRELLGTFAGFIRQRVVDFNKEWRHLAGSFRPQDVARLLQSDDYEQTYLAPREEEVAILYVDIAGFTRLSETILRLPSAVAELVEGWSKDAVDLVWKHGGVFDKMVGDCVIALFGPPFYEAAPGERLAAAIRCAIAIREMTRALPQRPQFARLRETGVGVATGVNLAPLFVGTFAPSNTFTGFSSGMNNTARLQGCAIRDEILVMSDAITRLPEGTEFQFGNERTALVKNVAVPLRFRALR
- a CDS encoding c-type cytochrome, yielding MRTHLRPFFVAALIGAAGLLSACGDKAPNPEEDGNKVESKWTFDEVYAIFEARCVKCHSGKGDGSGASGGLTLTPKAEAYANLINKPAAGGKCKNPGEGNDPYVRVKPEDPEGSLLLQKVKGTHGCGDRMPPAGAPTLTAEQIQTIEAWIENGALNPP
- a CDS encoding gamma-glutamylcyclotransferase; its protein translation is MTTPRVWTFFYGSYINLDVLKDAADLVPQGVERAMLGGFDIRIAPRANLVRSDGHSVYGILATATHAELVRLYKHSEDVLGETYLPEAVLARTSSGDYRPALTYICPEMIPRPAEAAYVNRIVVAARQFQFADEYIARILAFAPK
- the glgC gene encoding glucose-1-phosphate adenylyltransferase, producing MVAWNSIDLRQVLVMILAGGEGKRLHPLTLERAKPAVPFGGRYRIIDIVLSNFVNSGLTRVKVLTQYKSASLEEHISRVWRLSPLLDNWIEPIPAQQRRGKQWYRGSADAVFQCMHVISDEKPELVCIFGGDHVYKMDVRQMLGYHVDQNADATVAVIPVPKAEATDFGVVEVDERGKIIKFHEKVKNPPTMPGNPNMCLASMGNYLFKTDALVRELEADARIEESAHDFGHDILPRMVAEGREVWAYDFATNVVPGEDEQPQGVGYWRDVGTVDAYWEAQMDLIATHPQFNLYNKRWPIRTGATHDPPAKFVFRDEAQARVGTATESLVSHGCIISGGRIHRSVLSVGCRTNSFSEVVESVLFEGVQIGRYARIRKCIVDKDVEIPQGAEIGYNLEADRQRFSVTEQGVVVIPKRAKLK